A window of Desulfonispora thiosulfatigenes DSM 11270 contains these coding sequences:
- a CDS encoding hydrogenase maturation nickel metallochaperone HypA, which produces MHELAIAQNLLDIVCKAAEDNSLVKVNKISIIAGEVNSIVPDALEFGFLVSAEGSIAEKAKIVYTELPAVIKCKKCEETFPWKENGYSCPKCFHEQGEMIQGNELYIDYIEGDEEDNNESN; this is translated from the coding sequence ATGCATGAACTAGCAATAGCTCAAAATTTATTAGATATAGTATGCAAAGCTGCAGAGGATAATTCTCTAGTAAAAGTAAATAAAATTTCTATTATTGCAGGAGAGGTTAACTCTATTGTCCCTGATGCTTTAGAATTTGGTTTTCTAGTATCAGCTGAAGGTTCGATAGCCGAAAAGGCTAAAATAGTATATACAGAACTACCAGCAGTAATTAAATGTAAAAAATGTGAGGAAACATTTCCATGGAAAGAAAATGGCTATTCATGCCCAAAATGTTTCCATGAACAAGGTGAAATGATTCAAGGAAATGAACTCTATATAGATTATATTGAAGGCGATGAGGAGGATAATAATGAGTCAAATTAA